A window of Rubricoccus marinus contains these coding sequences:
- a CDS encoding DUF3800 domain-containing protein — protein MLEQRAADRKPFPRDKQKSTNESQLEEWSLGPSHYGFIDESCLTAERHGAIALVSMRLGAFGKVREAFHDPFESWPSSREAKFEYVRGEAKAQAASRILLRAFELADQGLIRVDILHWDTQDRYHSVYERDDAQNANNRARNLIRRVCVDRWIDARSWVLYPDKGSIVDWASCAERLQLGQRLGQAKRFQIRESESGDHNLVQVADLFAGAAAFSANRPSSLWGERNDSPRLSGGDRYKRQVVERLLEELEPRGVRRTEGRGLSTLRTHKDAAINFWPFRTPSGLGYAPRRNSQSGIRTP, from the coding sequence ATGCTAGAACAGAGAGCCGCGGACCGCAAGCCTTTTCCGCGCGATAAACAGAAAAGCACCAACGAGAGCCAGTTAGAGGAGTGGTCACTTGGTCCAAGCCACTACGGCTTCATTGACGAGTCCTGCCTCACCGCTGAAAGGCATGGAGCGATTGCTTTAGTCTCAATGAGACTAGGCGCATTTGGCAAGGTGCGCGAAGCCTTCCATGATCCCTTTGAAAGTTGGCCATCCAGCCGAGAAGCCAAGTTCGAGTACGTAAGAGGAGAAGCCAAGGCGCAGGCTGCCTCTAGAATCCTACTGCGTGCTTTCGAACTAGCCGACCAAGGGCTCATTCGTGTCGACATCTTGCACTGGGATACACAGGACAGGTATCACAGCGTCTACGAGCGGGACGATGCCCAGAATGCAAATAACAGGGCTCGAAATTTGATTCGGAGAGTGTGTGTTGACAGGTGGATCGATGCCAGATCGTGGGTTCTGTACCCTGACAAGGGGTCAATAGTTGACTGGGCAAGCTGTGCTGAGAGGCTTCAACTGGGGCAGCGCCTGGGCCAAGCGAAACGTTTCCAGATCCGCGAGTCAGAGTCAGGAGACCATAATCTTGTTCAAGTGGCAGATTTGTTCGCAGGGGCGGCGGCGTTTTCAGCGAATCGACCCTCCTCTCTATGGGGCGAGAGAAACGATAGTCCTCGCCTGTCGGGTGGAGACCGCTACAAACGTCAGGTTGTTGAGAGGCTGCTAGAGGAATTAGAGCCAAGAGGTGTTAGGAGAACAGAAGGCAGAGGGCTCAGCACTCTGCGAACACATAAAGACGCAGCGATCAACTTCTGGCCATTCCGAACACCTTCTGGCTTAGGGTATGCTCCACGACGGAACAGCCAATCAGGTATCCGAACGCCGTGA
- a CDS encoding VF530 family DNA-binding protein: MALPQPRNPLHGITLEQIVTELVEYFGWKGLGEEIRIRCFTHDPSVKSSLKFLRKTPWAREKVESLYLFMLREQARRARGV; the protein is encoded by the coding sequence ATGGCACTCCCCCAACCCCGCAACCCGCTCCACGGCATCACGCTGGAGCAGATCGTCACGGAGCTCGTCGAGTACTTCGGCTGGAAGGGCCTCGGTGAGGAGATCCGCATCCGCTGCTTCACGCACGACCCGAGCGTCAAATCCAGCCTCAAGTTCTTGCGGAAGACGCCGTGGGCACGGGAGAAGGTGGAGAGCCTTTACCTCTTCATGCTGCGCGAGCAGGCCCGGCGGGCGCGAGGCGTATAA